The sequence TGGAAAATCAACAAACTCAACAAATAATCTCTGTTATTACAACTGCAATTGGTAATTTTGGTTTCCCTATCGTTGTTGCCAGCTATCTCTTAGTTCGATTTGAAAAGAAAATAGAGCAATTAACGAGTGTGAACATGATGCTTGAGGAAAAAATAGTGAAATTAACCGAAACGATTAACAAACTATCTCACGCTATACGAGAGAACAAATTACCATGAAAGAAATATTGCTATACGATTTGGTCGAGAAGGCACAACGCGGTGATAGTGAAGCATTAAGAGAAATATTAGATTACTTCCATCCATATATCAAAAAAATTAGCAAGCAAAGAAAAAAACAAGAATGGGATGACATGGAAAACGAACTTATCTTATTGGTTATAAAGAATATTTTGAATTATGACATGAA is a genomic window of Xylanibacillus composti containing:
- a CDS encoding YvrJ family protein, which produces MENQQTQQIISVITTAIGNFGFPIVVASYLLVRFEKKIEQLTSVNMMLEEKIVKLTETINKLSHAIRENKLP
- a CDS encoding helix-turn-helix domain-containing protein; translation: MKEILLYDLVEKAQRGDSEALREILDYFHPYIKKISKQRKKQEWDDMENELILLVIKNILNYDMNRIPDFTEFFQMVTGYPPDYDL